One genomic region from Pseudomonas hormoni encodes:
- a CDS encoding DUF72 domain-containing protein has protein sequence MAAIHIGISGWRYTPWRGDFYPKGLTQKRELQFASRAVNSIEINGSFYALQRPERYAEWYDETPADFVFSIKAPRFITHIKRLRDIHKPLANFFASGVLELKEKLGPVLWQFPPSFKFDAELFEHFLEQLPHDTEQAATLARQHDSHVTGHASMRAYKKKPLRHAVEIRNDTFVDPAFVRLLKRHNVALVIADTAGKWPYREDITSDFVYLRLHGAEELYASGYTPEALERWGERIDAWNHGRQPSDPQLIAPRQKPKARKSRDVFCYFDNDIKVRAPFDARRLLEHFHLDKSLATSPGEPAAEGVLP, from the coding sequence ATGGCGGCGATTCACATTGGTATTTCAGGCTGGCGCTACACACCCTGGCGGGGCGACTTCTACCCGAAGGGGCTGACCCAGAAGCGCGAATTGCAGTTCGCGTCACGAGCGGTCAACAGCATCGAAATCAATGGATCGTTTTACGCCCTGCAACGGCCCGAACGTTACGCCGAGTGGTACGACGAAACCCCGGCAGACTTCGTCTTCAGCATCAAAGCCCCGCGCTTCATCACCCACATCAAACGCCTGCGGGATATCCACAAACCCTTGGCGAATTTCTTTGCCTCAGGGGTACTGGAACTCAAGGAAAAACTCGGACCGGTTCTCTGGCAGTTTCCGCCCAGCTTCAAATTCGACGCCGAGCTGTTCGAACACTTTCTCGAGCAACTGCCCCACGACACCGAACAGGCCGCCACCCTCGCCCGCCAGCATGATTCGCACGTGACCGGTCACGCCAGCATGAGGGCGTACAAGAAAAAGCCTTTGCGCCATGCCGTCGAGATCAGAAACGACACCTTCGTCGACCCGGCGTTTGTCCGCCTGCTCAAACGCCACAACGTCGCCTTGGTCATCGCTGACACGGCCGGTAAATGGCCGTATCGCGAAGACATCACCAGCGACTTCGTCTACCTGCGTCTGCACGGTGCCGAAGAACTCTATGCCAGCGGTTACACCCCCGAAGCGCTGGAGCGCTGGGGCGAGCGGATCGACGCCTGGAACCACGGCCGGCAACCCTCGGACCCGCAACTGATCGCACCGCGGCAAAAGCCCAAGGCGCGCAAATCCCGGGATGTGTTTTGCTATTTCGACAATGACATCAAGGTCCGCGCGCCCTTCGATGCCCGCCGCTTGCTCGAACACTTTCATCTCGACAAGAGCCTCGCCACCTCCCCCGGCGAGCCTGCTGCCGAAGGGGTGCTGCCATGA
- a CDS encoding endonuclease/exonuclease/phosphatase family protein, whose protein sequence is MNVPEPFSAADDQPPAMAAVRRFTVLTVNTHKGFTALNRRFILPELREAVRSVSADVVFLQEVHGTHEHHPRRYSNWPTMPQYEFLADTLWPQFAYGRNAVYPAGDHGNALLSKFQIIRHDNLDVSISGHENRGILHCVLRLPGDGPELHAICVHLGLRETHRNEQLKLLVQRLEELPTDAPVIVAGDFNDWRQRADALLKPCGLREVFAEHHGKPARSFPARMPALRLDRIYVRNLKASHPKVLAARPWSHLSDHAPLSVEIEL, encoded by the coding sequence ATGAATGTGCCCGAGCCGTTCAGCGCCGCCGATGATCAGCCGCCAGCCATGGCCGCCGTGCGCCGCTTCACCGTGCTGACGGTCAACACGCACAAGGGTTTTACCGCGCTCAACCGGCGTTTCATCCTGCCGGAACTGCGTGAAGCGGTGCGCAGCGTGTCCGCCGACGTGGTGTTTTTGCAGGAAGTCCACGGCACCCACGAACATCATCCCCGGCGCTACAGCAACTGGCCGACGATGCCCCAGTACGAATTTCTCGCCGACACGCTATGGCCGCAATTCGCCTACGGACGCAACGCGGTGTACCCGGCGGGCGATCACGGCAATGCGTTGCTGTCGAAATTCCAGATCATTCGCCACGACAACCTCGACGTGTCCATCAGCGGACACGAGAACCGCGGCATCCTGCATTGCGTATTGCGCCTGCCCGGCGACGGCCCGGAACTGCACGCCATCTGCGTCCATCTGGGGCTGCGCGAAACCCATCGCAACGAACAGCTGAAGCTGCTGGTCCAGCGCCTCGAAGAATTGCCGACCGATGCCCCGGTGATTGTCGCCGGCGACTTCAACGACTGGCGCCAGCGCGCCGATGCGCTGCTCAAGCCCTGTGGTTTGCGCGAGGTGTTCGCCGAACACCACGGCAAACCGGCGCGCAGTTTTCCGGCTCGAATGCCTGCCTTGCGCCTGGACCGCATCTACGTGCGCAACCTCAAGGCCAGCCACCCGAAAGTCCTGGCGGCGCGGCCCTGGTCACACCTTTCCGACCACGCACCGCTATCGGTGGAGATCGAGCTATGA
- a CDS encoding DEAD/DEAH box helicase, translating to MNLPIPTDEALAGFHPAISAWFSSTFPTVTAAQARAWPLIRQHRSTLIAAPTGSGKTLTAFLAVIDELVHRGLETAGGLPDETLVVYVSPLKALSNDIQINLQNPLAGITEQLRVMGLPELQITTAVRTGDTPQKDRSAMRKTAPHILVTTPESLYVLLGSDSGRQMLRTTRTVIVDEIHAIAASKRGSHLALSLERLQALCAAPLMRIGLSATQKPIEAVSRFLVGRDRECEIIDIGHARPRDLGIEVPPVPLSAVMANDVWELVYDRLAVLAREHRTTLIFVNTRRLAERLSRHLSERLGKEAVAAHHGSLAKEFRLDAEQRLKRGDLQVLIATASLELGIDIGDIDLVCQIASPRSIAGFLQRVGRSGHQVGGTPKGRLFATSRDDLIECTALLDCVRRGELDTLQIPHAPLDVLAQQIIAEVSCQEWPEQALLEMFRKASPYAGLDEQHYQALLQMLAEGYNGRQGIRSAYLHRDAVTRTLRGRRGSKLTAVTSGGTIPDNADYSVLLEPQGLNIGSVNEDFAVESIAGDIFQLGNTSYRILRVDTGKVRVEDAHGQPPTIPFWLGEAPGRSAELSFAVARLQAQLDELLGATPGNLQPALDWLTDTLGLNLASAEQLVDYLARARLTLGALPSQDTLLMERFFDESGGTQLIIHTPFGSRINRAWGLALRKRFCRTFNFELQAAASEDAIVLSLSTSHSFELDDVWRYLHSNSAEHLLIQAVLDAPLFGVRWRWNAGVALALPRYTGGRKVAPQIQRMKSEDLIASVFPDQIACVENLAGEREIPEHPLVEQTLDDCLHEAMDCEGWLTLLRRMESGDVRLISRDLPAPSPLAAEILSARPYTFLDDAPLEERRTQAVLNRRWTDPQSTGDLGALDAEAIQAVRDEAWPTPTSLDEMHEALMSLACISDAEARANPQWLDWLNALAESGRASRLQVDAERSLWLALERLTCLRAIYPQAKLFPPLEALPGFDEAWEPGEAVLEVIRARLSAFGPLPLSAIAEPLGLPSIHITQALAQLEREGYVLRGQFTPGAYQQEWCERHLLARIHRYTVKRLRREIEPVALQDFMRFLFDWQHLSAATQGQGSAVLPAIVGQFEGYPAAASAWDSDILPARIKGYSASWLDDLCRSGKLVWTRLTARSKSASTALRSTPIVLLPRSQVGLWSSLTEQTPVSELSPKTQKVYEALSQHGALFFDELIHEAHLLRSELEIALQELVGAGLVNADSFAGLRALITPASKRQARSSRRGRGAFIGGMDDAGRWALLRRGPPVPTVDNKHPTPSDTLEHIAMTLLRRYGVVFWRLLEREADWLPSWRELLRTFHRLEARGEIRGGRFVSGLAGEQFALPEAIPLLREVRRRAHDGSLIAVCGVDPLNLAGTLLPGAKVPALASNRLVYRDGLPAAAEIAGKQVFWLELDQQGSAELHTKLTRHHPL from the coding sequence ATGAATCTGCCCATCCCCACGGACGAGGCCCTGGCAGGCTTCCACCCCGCCATCAGCGCCTGGTTCAGCAGCACCTTCCCGACGGTCACCGCCGCCCAGGCCCGGGCGTGGCCGCTGATCCGCCAGCACCGTTCGACGTTGATCGCCGCACCCACCGGCTCCGGCAAAACCCTCACCGCGTTTCTCGCCGTCATCGACGAGCTGGTTCACCGCGGGCTGGAAACCGCAGGCGGTTTGCCCGACGAAACGCTGGTGGTCTACGTCTCGCCGCTCAAGGCCCTGTCCAACGACATCCAGATCAACCTGCAAAACCCGCTGGCCGGCATCACTGAGCAGTTACGTGTAATGGGTTTGCCCGAACTGCAGATCACCACCGCCGTACGCACCGGCGATACGCCGCAAAAAGACCGCTCGGCGATGCGCAAAACCGCGCCGCACATTCTGGTCACTACCCCGGAATCCCTTTACGTGCTGCTCGGCTCCGACTCCGGCCGGCAAATGCTCCGCACCACGCGCACGGTCATCGTCGACGAAATCCACGCCATCGCCGCCAGCAAACGCGGCAGTCATCTGGCCCTGAGCCTGGAGCGTTTGCAGGCATTGTGCGCAGCCCCGTTGATGCGTATCGGCCTGTCCGCCACGCAAAAACCGATCGAAGCCGTTTCGCGCTTTTTGGTGGGCCGTGATCGCGAGTGCGAGATCATCGACATCGGCCACGCTCGCCCACGGGATCTGGGCATCGAAGTGCCGCCGGTGCCGTTGTCCGCCGTCATGGCCAATGATGTCTGGGAACTGGTCTACGACCGCCTCGCCGTCCTCGCCCGCGAACACCGCACCACGCTGATTTTCGTCAACACCCGACGCTTGGCCGAACGCCTGAGCCGGCATTTGAGCGAGCGTCTCGGCAAGGAAGCGGTCGCCGCCCACCATGGCAGCCTGGCAAAGGAGTTTCGCCTCGACGCCGAACAGCGGCTCAAGCGCGGCGACCTGCAAGTGCTGATTGCCACGGCGTCGCTGGAGTTGGGGATCGACATCGGCGATATCGATCTGGTTTGTCAGATCGCCTCGCCGCGTTCGATTGCCGGTTTTCTGCAACGGGTTGGCCGTTCCGGCCATCAGGTCGGCGGCACGCCGAAGGGCCGGTTATTCGCCACCAGCCGCGATGACCTGATCGAATGCACCGCCCTGCTCGACTGCGTGCGCCGGGGAGAACTCGACACCTTGCAGATTCCTCACGCGCCGCTGGACGTGCTGGCCCAGCAGATCATCGCCGAGGTCAGTTGCCAGGAATGGCCGGAGCAAGCGCTGCTGGAGATGTTCCGCAAAGCCTCGCCCTACGCCGGACTCGACGAACAACATTATCAGGCGCTACTGCAGATGCTCGCCGAAGGCTACAACGGTCGTCAGGGCATCCGCAGCGCCTACCTGCACCGCGACGCCGTGACTCGCACGTTGCGTGGTCGCCGCGGCAGCAAGCTGACCGCCGTCACCAGCGGCGGCACCATCCCGGACAACGCCGACTACAGCGTGCTGCTGGAACCGCAAGGGCTGAACATCGGCAGCGTCAACGAAGACTTCGCCGTGGAAAGCATCGCCGGCGATATCTTTCAGTTGGGCAATACGTCGTACCGAATCCTGCGGGTCGACACCGGCAAGGTCCGGGTCGAGGATGCTCACGGGCAGCCGCCGACCATTCCATTCTGGCTCGGTGAAGCGCCGGGGCGCAGCGCTGAGTTGTCCTTCGCCGTGGCGCGCCTGCAAGCGCAACTCGATGAGCTGCTCGGCGCCACGCCCGGCAACTTGCAGCCCGCCCTCGACTGGCTGACCGACACCCTCGGCCTGAACCTCGCCAGCGCCGAACAACTGGTGGATTACCTCGCCCGCGCACGCCTGACACTGGGCGCCCTGCCGTCGCAGGACACGCTGCTGATGGAGCGTTTTTTCGACGAGTCCGGCGGAACGCAACTGATCATCCACACGCCGTTCGGCAGCCGTATCAACCGCGCCTGGGGCCTGGCCTTGCGCAAGCGATTCTGCCGCACCTTCAACTTCGAATTGCAGGCCGCCGCCAGCGAAGACGCGATCGTCCTGTCGCTGTCCACCAGCCACAGTTTCGAGCTCGATGATGTCTGGCGCTACCTGCACAGCAACAGCGCCGAGCACCTGCTGATTCAAGCGGTGCTCGATGCACCGCTGTTCGGCGTGCGCTGGCGCTGGAATGCCGGGGTCGCGCTGGCGTTGCCGAGGTACACCGGCGGACGCAAAGTCGCGCCGCAGATTCAGCGGATGAAAAGCGAAGACCTGATCGCCAGCGTGTTCCCCGACCAGATCGCCTGCGTGGAAAACCTCGCCGGCGAGCGCGAGATTCCCGAGCATCCACTGGTGGAACAAACCCTCGACGATTGCTTGCACGAGGCCATGGATTGCGAAGGCTGGCTGACCTTGCTGCGGCGCATGGAAAGCGGCGACGTTCGCTTGATCAGCCGCGACCTGCCGGCGCCCTCGCCGCTGGCCGCAGAAATTCTCAGCGCCCGGCCTTACACCTTTCTTGACGACGCGCCACTGGAAGAACGCCGCACCCAAGCCGTGCTCAACCGGCGCTGGACCGATCCGCAGTCCACCGGCGACCTCGGCGCACTGGATGCCGAGGCGATTCAAGCGGTGCGCGATGAGGCCTGGCCGACGCCGACCAGCCTTGATGAAATGCATGAGGCACTGATGAGTCTGGCGTGCATCAGCGATGCCGAGGCGCGGGCCAATCCGCAGTGGCTCGATTGGTTGAATGCACTTGCCGAGAGCGGTCGCGCCAGTCGTTTGCAGGTCGATGCCGAACGATCTCTGTGGCTGGCGCTTGAACGACTGACGTGCCTGCGGGCGATTTATCCACAGGCGAAATTATTCCCACCGCTGGAGGCGCTGCCGGGGTTCGATGAAGCCTGGGAACCGGGCGAGGCGGTGCTGGAAGTCATCCGCGCGCGACTCAGCGCGTTTGGTCCGTTGCCGCTGAGCGCGATTGCCGAACCTCTGGGATTACCTTCGATACACATCACCCAGGCGCTGGCGCAACTGGAACGCGAAGGTTATGTGCTGCGCGGGCAATTCACCCCCGGCGCATATCAGCAGGAATGGTGCGAACGGCACCTGCTGGCGCGGATTCATCGCTACACGGTCAAGCGCCTGCGGCGGGAAATCGAACCCGTGGCGTTGCAGGATTTCATGCGTTTTCTGTTCGACTGGCAGCATCTTTCTGCAGCGACCCAGGGCCAGGGCAGCGCCGTGTTGCCCGCGATTGTCGGGCAGTTCGAAGGCTACCCAGCCGCTGCTTCCGCTTGGGACAGCGATATTCTGCCGGCGCGGATCAAAGGTTATTCGGCAAGTTGGCTGGATGACCTGTGCCGCAGCGGCAAACTGGTCTGGACGCGCCTGACCGCACGCAGCAAAAGCGCCAGCACCGCGTTGCGCAGCACGCCCATTGTGCTGCTGCCGCGCAGTCAGGTCGGGTTGTGGAGCAGTCTGACCGAACAGACACCGGTCAGCGAACTGTCGCCGAAAACGCAAAAGGTTTACGAAGCCCTCAGTCAACACGGCGCGCTGTTTTTCGATGAGCTGATTCACGAGGCTCATCTACTGCGTTCGGAGCTGGAAATCGCCTTGCAGGAACTGGTCGGCGCCGGGCTGGTAAACGCCGACAGCTTTGCCGGTTTGCGGGCGCTGATTACGCCGGCGAGTAAACGCCAGGCCCGCAGCAGTCGACGCGGGCGCGGGGCGTTTATCGGTGGCATGGACGATGCCGGTCGCTGGGCCTTGCTTCGACGCGGGCCGCCAGTGCCGACTGTGGACAACAAACATCCAACGCCGAGCGACACGCTGGAACACATCGCCATGACCTTGCTGCGCCGCTACGGCGTGGTGTTCTGGCGCCTGCTGGAGCGCGAAGCGGACTGGTTGCCGAGCTGGCGCGAATTGCTGCGCACGTTCCATCGGCTGGAGGCGCGCGGGGAGATTCGCGGTGGGCGGTTCGTCAGTGGTCTGGCCGGTGAGCAGTTTGCCTTGCCCGAGGCGATTCCGTTGCTGCGGGAAGTGCGGCGGCGGGCGCATGACGGGAGTCTGATCGCGGTGTGCGGGGTTGATCCGCTGAACCTGGCGGGTACGCTGTTACCCGGCGCGAAAGTACCGGCGTTGGCGAGTAATCGGCTGGTGTATCGCGATGGTCTTCCGGCGGCTGCCGAGATCGCCGGGAAGCAGGTTTTCTGGTTGGAGCTGGATCAGCAGGGTTCCGCTGAACTGCACACTAAGCTGACTCGCCACCACCCTCTGTAG
- a CDS encoding MFS transporter, with protein MPIALLALTLSAFAIGTTEFVIVGLLPTIGADLGVSLPSAGLLVSLYALGVAIGAPVLTALTGKVPRKLLLLSLMVLFTLGNLLAWKAPSYESLIIARIVTGLAHGVFFSIGSTIATSLVPKEKAASAIAIMFTGLTVALVTGVPLGTFIGQHFGWRETFLAVSALGVIAFIGSLLYVPKNIAHSKPASLLQQLQVLKQPRLLLVYAMTAVGYGGSFIAFTFLAPILQDISGFSASTVSLVLLVYGISVAVGNIWGGKLADKRGPISALKIIFALLAAVLFVLTFTAGNPWLALATVLVWGAVAFGNVPGLQVYVVRQAEHHTPHAVDVASGLNIAAFNLGIAGGAWGGGLIVAHMGLIHTAWIGGLVVLVALALTAWSGRLDRLGPVYAEPAEGSTRIVAGH; from the coding sequence ATGCCCATTGCCTTGCTCGCGCTGACCCTCAGCGCCTTTGCCATCGGGACGACCGAGTTCGTCATCGTTGGCCTGTTACCCACGATAGGCGCGGACCTCGGCGTCAGCCTGCCGTCCGCCGGCCTGCTGGTCAGTCTCTACGCCCTGGGCGTTGCCATCGGCGCCCCGGTGCTGACCGCCCTCACCGGCAAAGTCCCGCGCAAACTGTTGCTGTTGTCACTGATGGTGCTGTTCACCCTTGGCAACCTGCTGGCCTGGAAAGCGCCGAGCTACGAATCGCTGATCATTGCGCGGATCGTCACCGGCCTGGCCCACGGGGTGTTTTTCTCGATCGGTTCGACCATCGCCACCAGCCTGGTGCCGAAGGAAAAAGCCGCCAGCGCGATTGCGATCATGTTCACCGGCCTGACGGTCGCGCTGGTCACCGGCGTGCCATTGGGGACGTTTATCGGTCAGCATTTCGGCTGGCGTGAAACCTTCCTCGCCGTCTCTGCATTGGGTGTGATCGCCTTCATCGGCAGCCTGCTCTACGTGCCGAAAAACATTGCCCACAGCAAACCGGCTTCGCTGTTGCAGCAATTGCAGGTGCTCAAGCAACCGCGTCTGCTGCTGGTGTATGCGATGACGGCGGTCGGTTACGGCGGCTCGTTCATCGCATTTACGTTCCTGGCGCCGATTCTTCAGGACATCTCCGGCTTCAGCGCCAGCACCGTCAGCCTGGTGTTGCTGGTCTATGGCATCTCGGTCGCGGTCGGGAACATCTGGGGCGGTAAACTGGCCGACAAACGCGGCCCGATCAGCGCCCTCAAAATCATCTTCGCCCTGCTCGCTGCCGTGCTGTTCGTGCTGACGTTCACCGCCGGCAACCCATGGCTGGCGCTGGCCACCGTGCTGGTCTGGGGCGCGGTCGCTTTCGGCAACGTGCCGGGTTTGCAGGTGTATGTGGTGCGTCAGGCCGAACATCACACGCCGCACGCGGTGGACGTGGCCTCTGGGCTGAACATCGCCGCGTTCAACCTCGGTATTGCCGGAGGTGCGTGGGGCGGTGGTTTGATCGTCGCTCACATGGGCCTGATCCACACCGCGTGGATCGGTGGTCTGGTGGTGCTGGTGGCGCTGGCGTTGACTGCGTGGAGCGGTCGTCTGGATCGTCTCGGCCCGGTGTACGCCGAACCGGCTGAAGGCTCGACCCGCATCGTCGCCGGTCATTGA
- a CDS encoding mechanosensitive ion channel family protein: MLKFKTAMLLGALLFLGSNELEAATLPGLPAAAEEPAKPEPLVQGGLLGAISSSIDDVQDKLDLNENLVDAWRVRADRAADEVDKLVNQPSSRSPMSVVGDFLLLSGVWLGVFALLTVLGALLDKRLSEGRFFRKRQRSQDLLGYLLPYTIPALICLPLTLYVSHFLPNSVGRALALCFAYATSSGIFSTSMFLCVIVMFNTGHKRRAVQIIRDYCPKPLFLIGFLAALSDALTSPQIARQLGGNITSSIAVFTGLFASIIFGLLVIRLRRPVAHLIRNRALAQRLKQPSLQESLRIFSGLWYWPILLMVMVSAINLIGVGEDNQKALRCALFTTILLIATVFLSTIFQHLFKSGKAQAIQRSSAYKERFLSLLHALLRIVMAVVFIEILGRIWGVSLFEFAERNSVGRAISESLSSMGLIFLVTWLLWVVLDTAIQEALKPPINKRTTQPSTRVKTILPLLRNAIKIILVVICAITTMANLGINVAPLLAGAGVVGLAIGFGSQQLVQDVITGLFIIIEDTLSIGDWVVLDSGHAGTVEGLTIRTLRLRDGKGFVHSVPFGQIKAVTNQSRQFAYAFFSVQFTYDTDVDKAIELIREAGESIREDAFLKYNLQGPLDVFGVDKMDLNGVVLTAQFRTVSGGQYAVSRAFNQRLKKLVDNSPWVHFAQTYPQQVLMPKHAMAGQEDDGPAPENSPVLLPDQPRTQ, from the coding sequence TTGCTCAAGTTCAAGACCGCGATGTTACTGGGGGCGTTGCTGTTTCTAGGCAGCAACGAACTGGAAGCCGCCACGCTGCCGGGGCTTCCCGCCGCAGCCGAGGAGCCGGCAAAACCTGAACCGCTGGTCCAGGGCGGTTTGCTCGGGGCGATCAGTTCCAGCATCGACGACGTTCAGGACAAGCTCGACCTCAACGAAAACCTGGTCGACGCGTGGCGCGTGCGGGCGGATCGGGCGGCGGATGAAGTCGACAAACTGGTGAACCAGCCTTCGTCTCGATCACCGATGAGCGTGGTCGGCGATTTCCTGTTGTTGTCCGGCGTCTGGCTCGGTGTGTTCGCCTTGCTCACGGTGCTCGGCGCACTGCTGGACAAGCGCTTGAGTGAAGGGCGCTTTTTTCGAAAACGGCAGCGCAGCCAGGACCTGCTCGGCTACCTGCTGCCATACACAATTCCCGCGTTGATCTGCCTGCCGCTGACGCTATACGTCAGCCATTTTCTGCCGAACTCGGTGGGCCGGGCGCTGGCCCTGTGTTTTGCCTACGCCACCAGCAGCGGCATTTTCTCCACCTCGATGTTCTTGTGCGTGATCGTCATGTTCAACACCGGGCACAAGCGCCGGGCGGTGCAGATCATTCGTGATTACTGCCCAAAACCGCTGTTTCTGATCGGCTTCCTCGCGGCGCTCAGCGACGCCTTGACCAGCCCGCAGATCGCCCGGCAACTGGGCGGTAACATCACCAGCAGCATCGCCGTATTTACCGGCCTGTTTGCCTCGATCATCTTTGGATTACTGGTGATTCGCCTGAGGCGTCCGGTGGCGCATCTGATCCGCAACCGGGCGCTGGCGCAGCGCTTGAAACAGCCTTCATTGCAGGAATCCCTGCGGATCTTTTCCGGGCTCTGGTACTGGCCGATTCTGCTGATGGTGATGGTCTCGGCGATCAACCTGATCGGCGTCGGCGAGGACAATCAGAAAGCCCTGCGCTGTGCGTTGTTCACCACCATTCTGTTGATCGCCACGGTGTTCCTCAGCACGATTTTCCAGCACCTGTTCAAATCCGGAAAAGCCCAGGCGATCCAGCGCAGCAGTGCCTACAAGGAGCGCTTTCTCAGCTTGCTGCATGCGCTGCTGCGGATTGTCATGGCTGTTGTGTTCATCGAAATTCTCGGGCGGATCTGGGGCGTCTCGCTGTTCGAGTTCGCCGAGCGCAACTCGGTAGGCCGGGCGATCAGCGAATCGCTGAGTAGCATGGGCCTGATCTTTCTGGTGACCTGGTTACTGTGGGTGGTGCTCGATACAGCGATTCAGGAAGCGCTGAAACCGCCGATCAATAAACGCACGACACAGCCCAGTACGCGGGTCAAAACCATCCTTCCGCTGCTGCGCAACGCGATCAAAATCATCCTCGTGGTGATCTGCGCAATCACCACCATGGCCAACCTCGGGATCAACGTCGCACCGCTGTTGGCGGGTGCCGGGGTGGTCGGTCTGGCCATCGGTTTTGGCTCGCAGCAACTGGTGCAGGACGTGATCACCGGCCTGTTCATCATCATTGAAGACACGCTGTCGATTGGCGATTGGGTGGTGCTCGATTCCGGGCATGCCGGCACCGTCGAAGGCCTGACCATCCGCACCTTGCGCCTGCGCGACGGTAAAGGGTTTGTGCACTCGGTGCCGTTCGGGCAGATCAAGGCTGTGACAAACCAGTCGCGGCAATTCGCCTATGCGTTTTTCTCGGTGCAGTTCACCTACGACACCGACGTGGACAAGGCCATCGAGCTGATTCGCGAGGCGGGGGAGTCGATCCGTGAGGACGCGTTTCTCAAGTACAACCTGCAAGGGCCGCTGGACGTGTTTGGCGTCGACAAAATGGACCTCAACGGCGTGGTGCTGACAGCGCAGTTCCGCACGGTATCGGGTGGGCAGTATGCGGTGAGCCGGGCGTTTAACCAGCGCTTGAAGAAGCTTGTGGATAACAGCCCGTGGGTGCATTTTGCGCAGACTTATCCACAGCAGGTTTTGATGCCGAAGCATGCGATGGCCGGGCAGGAAGACGATGGTCCGGCACCGGAGAATTCGCCAGTGTTGTTGCCTGATCAACCACGAACCCAGTAA
- the clsB gene encoding cardiolipin synthase ClsB — protein MSSAPMEKTTVEHVSTNPPIREPGVVDVQYGWQGNNLVELLENGEGYFPRVFEAMRQAKTEILLETFIVFEDKVGNELQQVLIEAAQRGVRVTASLDGFGCGELTTGYLTALSEAGVRIQIFDPAPKRLGFRTNWFRRLHRKIVVVDGTVAFIGGINFSADHLADFGPEAKQDYSVEVQGPAVADIHHFALLQSGRPARAKYWWQRRRQRRSELAFSDHDGQVRLVYRDNGDHQTDIEEVYRQVLRSAQRRVVIANAYFFPGYRLLREIRNAARRGVEVRLILQGQPDMMVAKLAARMTYDYLLKAGVQIHEYCERPLHGKVALVDEDWSTVGSSNLDPLSLSMNLEANVLIRDRAFNRDLFERLETLSNNHCKAMCADKSPRGRVWHMTVGFLVFHFLRHFPAWAGWLPAHKPRLKPFTHLDGGDHHEPR, from the coding sequence ATGAGCAGCGCTCCGATGGAGAAAACCACCGTGGAACACGTGTCCACCAACCCGCCGATCCGTGAGCCCGGCGTGGTCGACGTCCAATACGGCTGGCAGGGCAACAACCTGGTGGAACTGCTGGAAAACGGTGAAGGGTATTTTCCGCGGGTGTTCGAGGCCATGCGCCAGGCCAAGACTGAAATCCTCCTGGAAACCTTCATCGTGTTCGAGGACAAGGTTGGCAACGAGCTGCAGCAAGTGCTGATCGAGGCGGCGCAGCGCGGCGTGCGGGTCACCGCCAGCCTCGACGGTTTCGGTTGCGGCGAGCTGACGACCGGCTATCTCACGGCATTGAGCGAGGCCGGCGTGCGCATTCAGATATTTGACCCGGCGCCGAAACGTCTTGGCTTTCGCACCAACTGGTTCCGGCGCCTGCACCGCAAGATTGTGGTGGTCGACGGCACGGTCGCGTTTATCGGCGGGATCAATTTTTCCGCCGACCATCTTGCCGACTTCGGCCCCGAGGCCAAGCAGGATTACTCGGTTGAAGTGCAAGGCCCGGCGGTGGCCGACATTCATCATTTCGCCCTGCTGCAAAGCGGCCGCCCGGCGCGGGCCAAATATTGGTGGCAGCGGCGCCGGCAGCGGCGTTCGGAACTGGCCTTCAGCGACCACGATGGCCAGGTCCGTTTGGTGTACCGCGACAACGGCGATCACCAGACCGATATCGAAGAGGTTTATCGACAAGTGCTGCGCAGTGCCCAGCGCCGCGTGGTCATCGCCAACGCCTATTTCTTCCCGGGCTATCGCCTGCTGCGCGAGATACGCAACGCCGCTCGCCGTGGTGTCGAGGTGCGGCTGATTCTGCAAGGTCAGCCGGACATGATGGTGGCCAAACTGGCGGCGCGCATGACCTATGACTACTTGCTCAAGGCCGGTGTGCAGATCCACGAATATTGCGAGCGCCCGCTGCACGGCAAAGTCGCGCTGGTGGACGAGGACTGGAGCACCGTCGGTTCGAGCAACCTCGACCCGCTGAGCCTGTCGATGAACCTGGAAGCCAACGTGCTGATCCGCGATCGCGCCTTCAACCGCGATTTGTTCGAACGCCTCGAAACGCTGAGCAACAACCACTGCAAAGCCATGTGTGCGGACAAATCCCCGCGCGGCCGGGTCTGGCACATGACCGTCGGTTTCCTGGTGTTTCACTTCCTGCGGCACTTCCCGGCGTGGGCCGGCTGGCTGCCGGCGCACAAGCCGCGCCTGAAACCCTTCACCCACCTCGACGGAGGCGACCATCATGAACCGCGTTGA